A genomic window from Accipiter gentilis chromosome 1, bAccGen1.1, whole genome shotgun sequence includes:
- the INHA gene encoding inhibin alpha chain, whose amino-acid sequence MPPCPGGSAAGRRAGQAGRSPWQSPLSCQTTAHPTVMLLLLHLLPAILPTAALASCTGAGVDRQLILAKVRARVLEHLSPPVLQEEPQKEAKRVHRRDILENTEVEPEELEDTSQVILFPSTDVPCEPTQPDQLLEEEGIFTYLFQPSAHTLTRTVTSAQLWFYTGPSAAPNHSAPDVLTLSPQGRVPVTAMAVRTPEHWTVFHFAPGLLPQLSQPLFVLLVRCPGCPCLAEGDKMPFLVATTRAKGSERARRSAVPWSPAALSLLQRPSEDLAAHTNCRRASLNISFEELGWDKWIVHPSSFVFHYCHGSCAEGHGLSHRLGVQLCCAALPGTMRSLRVRTTSDGGYSFKYETVPNILAQDCTCV is encoded by the exons ATGCCACCCTGTCCTGGGGGGAGCGCAGCGGGCAGACgggctgggcaggcaggcaggagcccgTGGCAGAGCCCCCTGAGCTGCCAGACCACCGCACACCCCACGGTCATGCTGCTCCTCCTGCACCTGCTGCCTGCAATACTGCCCACCGCCGCCCTGGCCAGCTGCACCGGGGCTGGTGTCGACCGGCAGCTCATCCTGGCCAAGGTGCGGGCTCGTGTGCTGGAGCATCTGAGCCCCCCAGTTCTCCAGGAGGAGCCccagaaggaagcaaagagagtGCACCGGAGAGACATCCTTGAAAACACTGAAGTTGAGCCGGAGGAGCTGGAGGATACGTCCCAGGTGATCCTCTTCCCTTCCACAG aTGTGCCTTGTGAGCCCACGCAGCCGGACCAGCTGCTGGAAGAAGAAGGGATATTCACCTACCTCTTCCAGCCCTCGGCGCACACCCTGACCCGCACGGTGACCTCCGCCCAGCTCTGGTTTTACACCGGCCCCTCAGCCGCCCCCAACCACTCGGCCCCTGACGTGCTGACCCTGTCGCCGCAGGGCCGCGTGCCGGTGACGGCCATGGCAGTGCGGACACCCGAGCACTGGACGGTGTTTCACTTCGCCCCGgggctgctgccccagctctcGCAGCCGCTCTTCGTGCTCCTGGTGCGCTGCCCTGGCTGCCCCTGCCTGGCCGAGGGGGACAAGATGCCCTTCTTGGTGGCCACCACCCGGGCCAAGGGCAGCGAGAGGGCTCGTCGCTCTGCCGTGCCCTGGTCCCCGGCTGCCCTGAGCCTGCTGCAGCGCCCATCTGAGGACCTGGCCGCCCATACCAACTGCCGCCGGGCTTCCCTCAACATCTCCTttgaggagctgggctgggacaAGTGGATCGTGCATCCCAGCAGCTTCGTTTTCCACTACTGCCACGGGAGCTGCGCCGAGGGCCACGGGCTGAGCCACCGCCTGGGCGTGCAGCTCTGCTGCGCCGCCCTGCCGGGCACCATGCGCTCCCTGCGTGTCCGCACCACCTCCGACGGCGGGTACTCCTTCAAGTACGAGACGGTGCCCAACATCCTGGCCCAGGACTGCACATGCGTCTAG
- the OBSL1 gene encoding obscurin-like protein 1, with protein sequence MEGFGGAPRFLAYPRAFTVRSGTDAVLSCQITGDPRPSILWEKDKTPIEPSGRFHVEAKGDLYSLLVSRATPQDSGLYVCKAKNSVGATYAAATLKVEAGEPQEEEGCSGGEAPAFLVAPSSTRVCRGEDVMFTCRVSGQPCPVLEWEKDGHKLSDIFESSHFAVGQEPEDWHFLKLFSARPPDGGVYVCRARSGSQEALAAAVLLVEPQVPPDGLPNVSPADGPEPLVERQQRRRRHAAGRRAGPETWVPNGVVPAGVPRAKAFAVSVGKHAKFRCYITGKPKPEIVWQKDGEPLAPGRRHLIYEDREGYFILKVLYCKPQDQGLYVCTASNTAGQTLSAVQLQVKEHRLRFQVQLTDVEVAEWEDAVLECQVPLETIPTAWYLEDRELQPSHKYVMEEQGVVRRLTIRDARTDDDGIYLCQMKDKGRSIAEVSVRGVIAKRLPRKLDVMEGENAVFCVETQEVVEGTCWSRDGLQLRESAHIVLKSFGRTHLLVLVHVTRQDAGIISFAVGESQTSSQLRVKCVKRDPPSAPVAAEMSVAESNAALLTWCPAPDAHLRPPSRYLLERREAVGGEWVQCLATDLPGRVRVLGDSVPREADYCFRICAANEHGRSSPVEFPGSVHLAPAARLERGLQDARVRDGEDARFSLELSAAVNGTWILNGARLGEEEEEEVGGRCSVQRHGTEHSLLIRGVRLADSGAQVTFVSGGVRNSATLHVQAPQVCIAPVPEAERLREVPEGLPVLLECQVSPPGASVCWLKDGEAVPPDDVIALQAEGCVRRLLLRSAGPSDTGVYTCDAGDDAVSFVVTVTEAPVRIISSNEEAPHAYAAGQRVELWCQLSRPAAPVRWYKDGEEVEAGENLVLEQEGPWRRLVLPCAQPQDAGEFVCDAGGDSIFYTVTVAEAPVRIISSNEEAPHAYAAGQRVELWCQLSRPAAPVRWYKDGEEVEAGENLVLEQEGPWRRLVLPCARPQDAGEFVCDAGGDSVFYTVTVAAPQVRIAPVPKAQQLREVLVGLTVLLECQVSPPDAPVRWLKDGEAVVPTEVLAIHSEGCARRLHIPAAAASDSGMYTCDAGDHAASFRVTVSDAPVRIISSNDEAPHAYVVGQHVKLWCQLSHPAAPVRWYKDGEEVEAGESLVLEQEGPWRRLVLPCARLQDTGEFICDARDASVSYHISVAEPPVRILHPLQRSLELPVQAPGRVELRCELSVPEAPVRWFKDGLEVDETDNLLLLAEGAWRCLLIPRSSAEDAGEYICESKDEAVSFDVKVSEPPVQILQPRRPLPVVTVSPGETVTLGCELSRADAPVRWAKDGVRLEAGGSLVLEEEGAHRRLLIPTARAEHSGKYICDAADDTVTFTVQVLDPPVRILERDVLPTRRHCWAMEDLVLEVHLSHAHGEVKWYKDGEKLQDTGRVRLEEDGARRSLVILGATGRDAGEYLCDTGDDSIIFFVTVEVPEPPVTIVGSMGATEHQYLVAGEDLVLAYELSRPDAAVRWLRDGHEVQPGERVQVEARGVLRQLTVRGMQPSDSGCYICDAASDRVAMNVEVSAQPVHIVNKEEAQSPLEVLEGDSVTLVARLSLETAAVQWQKDGQTLRSGGRLLVCSEGPVRSLTIKQAELRDGGIFLCDAGDDEVHFTLHVKEAPVLFVNKQEEREKLLVLEGGSAVLSAIASTERADVTWLGPQQAAVAGERCELRRDGRVHSLVLCNVAKEDAGVYTCLSPHDQMQFDVSVRELRVKFLRGLSDVRARQGERAVLWCELCKARGDVVWRKDGLVLVPGPRRQMMAEGRERSLVLSRVEPEDAGEYCCESNDDKTLAMLTVQVPRVVEIITELQSLTVLEGEDATFKCLVSPEDVAVTWQLNGQPVVPGKRLLVTRSGLCHSLTLQQCQLGDAGTVTANVEGLVSTARLSVQEAQVLFVRKLRDVVAEEQGDVCLEVEVSHEAAEVQWLKQGVLLQPGSKYQLQESGCRRTLTIHCLGPGDRGTYRCESLHDRTQAKLCVEPRKVSIRTPLADVETFEKETATFHLELSHPGVPGVWTRDGIRVKPSSTCRISATGCGHSLTLEGLTLEDSGTVTFTADNLRCSARLLVREPPVTMVRVPRDLGVPETGVASFECELSRPSAEVKWFKDGQELRPGPNCRIYSAGRRRVLQLSRCELADAGIYTCDAGDCRASATLHVQERQVRIVQDLQDAQVREGDNAVFTCEASYGDVKGEWFRDGEKIKVSGTVKIRQEGTRHFLLLCGVRPEDTGLIRFAAGMAVSEASLQVEALPIRIVKPLRDKTVLARHKATLECTVSHARGRVRWLRGDTEIFAGDKYEICNLDCYRTLIIHRVGPEDEDSYTCDAFDDRSTARLLVEGS encoded by the exons ATGGAGGGGTTCGGGGGAGCCCCCAGGTTCCTGGCCTACCCGCGTGCCTTCACGGTGCGAAGCGGCACTGACGCGGTCCTGAGCTGCCAGATCACAGGCGACCCCCGGCCGAGCATCCTCTGGGAGAAGGACAAGACCCCAATCGAGCCCTCGGGCCGCTTCCATGTGGAGGCCAAGGGGGACCTGTATAGCCTGCTGGTGTCCCGTGCCACCCCTCAGGACAGCGGGCTCTACGTCTGCAAGGCCAAGAACAGTGTTGGTGCGACCTACGCCGCTGCCACACTCAAGGTGGAGGCGGGGGAGCCCCAAGAGGAGGAGGGATGCTCGGGCGGTGAGGCGCCTGCCTTCCTCGTTGCCCCCTCATCCACACGGGTGTGCCGGGGGGAAGACGTGATGTTCACCTGCAGGGTGTCCGGGCAGCCCTGCCCGGTGCTGGAATGGGAGAAGGATGGGCACAAGCTCTCTGACATCTTCGAGAGCAGCCACTTCGCCGTGGGGCAGGAGCCGGAGGACTGGCACTTCCTGAAGCTGTTCAGTGCCCGGCCCCCGGACGGGGGGGTGTACGTGTGCCGGGCACGCAGTGGCTCGCAGGAAGCCCTGGCTGCTGCCGTGCTCCTGGTCGAACCCCAGGTGCCGCCGGATGGGCTCCCCAATGTCTCTCCTGCTGATGGCCCCGAGCCACTGGtggagcggcagcagcggcggcggcggcacgcAGCGGGACGTCGCGCGGGACCAGAGACCTGGGTGCCCAATGGTGTGGTGCCGGCCGGGGTGCCGAGGGCCAAGGCGTTCGCCGTGAGCGTGGGGAAGCATGCCAAGTTTCGCTGCTACATTACCGGCAAGCCCAAGCCAGAGATCGTCTGGCAGAAGGACGGTGAGCCCCTCGCCCCTGGCCGCAGGCACCTCATCTACGAGGACCGGGAGGGCTACTTCATCCTCAAGGTGCTGTACTGCAAACCCCAGGACCAGGGGCTGTATGTCTGCACTGCGTCCAACACTGCCGGCCAGACCCTCAGTGCAGTGCAGCTCCAGGTGAAAG AGCACCGGCTGCGGTTCCAGGTGCAGCTGACAGACGTGGAGGTGGCGGAGTGGGAGGACGCTGTGCTGGAATGCCAGGTGCCGCTGGAGACCATCCCCACCGCCTGGTACCTGGAGGAcagggagctgcagcccagcCACAAGTATGTGATGGAGGAGCAAGGCGTGGTGCGGCGCCTGACCATCCGCGACGCCCGCACCGATGACGATGGCATCTACCTCTGCCAGATGAAGGACAAGGGGCGCAGCATTGCCGAGGTCTCCGTCCGAG GGGTGATCGCGAAGCGGCTGCCGCGGAAGCTGGACGTGATGGAGGGGGAGAACGCGGTTTTCTGTGTGGAGACGCAGGAGGTGGTGGAGGGGACCTGCTGGAGCCGGGACGGGCTGCAGCTGCGAGAATCAGCCCACATCGTGCTGAAGAGCTTTGGCAGGACGCACCTCCTGGTGCTGGTGCATGTCACCCGCCAGGATGCGGGCATCATCTCCTTCGCTGTTGGGGAGTCACAGACGTCCTCCCAGCTCCGGGTCAAGT GTGTGAAGCGTGACCCCCCGAGCGCGCCGGTGGCAGCCGAGATGAGCGTGGCGGAGAGCAACGCGGCCCTGCTGACCTGGTGCCCCGCGCCCGATGCCCACCTCCGCCCCCCCAGCCGCTACCTGCTGGAGCGGCGAGAGGCAGTGGGGGGTGAGTGGGTGCAGTGCCTCGCCACCGACCTGCCCGGCCGTGTGCGGGTGCTGGGCGACAGTGTGCCCCGCGAGGCCGACTACTGCTTCCGCATCTGCGCCGCCAACGAGCACGGCAGGAGCAGCCCCGTGGAGTTCCCCGGCTCCGTGCATCTCG CCCCGGCAGCTCGCCTGGAGAGGGGTCTGCAGGATGCACGGGTGCGGGATGGTGAGGACGCGCGGTTCTCCCTGGAGCTGTCGGCTGCTGTGAACGGCACCTGGATCCTCAACGGTGCCAGgctgggtgaggaggaggaggaggaggtgggcgGCCGGTGCAGCGTGCAGCGCCATGGGACGGAGCACTCGCTGCTGATCCGGGGAGTGCGGCTGGCCGACAGCGGGGCCCAGGTCACCTTCGTGTCCGGTGGCGTGCGGAACTCAGCCACGCTGCACGTGCAAG CTCCTCAGGTCTGCATTGCCCCGGTGCCCGAGGCCGAGCGGCTCCGGGAGGTGCCGGAGGGGCTGCCCGTACTGCTGGAGTGCCAGGTGTCCCCCCCGGGTGCCTCTGTCTGCTGGCTGAAGGATGGCGAGGCCGTGCCCCCGGACGATGTTATTGCACTGCAGGCGGAGGGCTGCGTGCGGAGGCTGCTCCTCCGCTCAGCTGGTCCCTCGGACACCGGCGTGTACACCTGCGATGCTGGGGATGATGCTGTGAGCTTTGTGGTGACCGTGACCG AGGCACCGGTGAGGATCATCAGCTCTAACGAGGAAGCCCCCCATGCCTACGCGGCCGGGCAGCGCGTGGAGCTGTGGTGCCAGCTGTCCCGCCCGGCGGCCCCGGTGCGCTGGTACAAGgacggggaggaggtggaggcggGCGAGAACctggtgctggagcaggaggggcCGTGGCGCCGGCTggtgctgccctgtgcccagCCACAGGACGCGGGGGAGTTCGTCTGTGATGCCGGAGGGGACTCCATCTTCTACACCGTCACTGTGGCAG AGGCACCAGTGAGGATCATCAGCTCTAACGAGGAAGCCCCCCATGCCTACGCGGCCGGGCAGCGCGTGGAGCTGTGGTGCCAGCTGTCCCGCCCGGCGGCCCCGGTGCGCTGGTACAAGgacggggaggaggtggaggcggGCGAGAACctggtgctggagcaggaggggcCGTGGCGCCGGCTGGTGCTGCCCTGTGCCCGGCCGCAGGATGCAGGGGAGTTCGTCTGTGATGCCGGAGGGGACTCCGTCTTCTACACCGTCACCGTGGCAG CCCCGCAGGTCCGCATTGCCCCAGTGCCCAAAGCACAGCAGCTCCGggaggtgctggtggggctgACTGTGCTGCTGGAGTGCCAGGTGTCCCCCCCAGATGCCCCTGTCCGCTGGCTGAAGGACGGTGAGGCCGTGGTGCCGACCGAGGTCCTGGCCATCCACTCAGAGGGATGCGCACGGAGGCTGCACATCCCCGCAGCTGCGGCATCCGACTCGGGGATGTACACCTGCGATGCCGGGGACCATGCCGCTAGCTTCAGGGTGACCGTCAGTG ATGCACCAGTGAGGATCATCAGCTCTAACGATGAAGCCCCCCATGCCTATGTAGTGGGGCAGCATGTGAAGCTGTGGTGCCAGCTGTCCCACCCGGCGGCCCCGGTGCGCTGGTACAAGgacggggaggaggtggaggcggGCGAGAGCctggtgctggagcaggaggggcCATGGCGCCGGCTGGTGCTGCCCTGTGCCCGGCTGCAGGACACGGGGGAGTTCATCTGTGACGCCAGGGATGCGTCTGTCTCTTACCACATCTCGGTGGCAG AGCCACCAGTGAGGATCCTGCACCCTCTGCAGCGCTCGCTGGAGCTGCCGGTGCAGGCACCAGGGCGCGTGGAGCTGCGGTGCGAGCTCTCTGTGCCAGAGGCTCCCGTGCGCTGGTTCAAGGACGGGCTGGAGGTGGACGAGACCGacaacctgctgctgctggcggagGGGGCCTGGCGCTGCCTCCTCATCCCCCGGAGCAGCGCAGAGGACGCGGGCGAGTACATCTGTGAGAGCAAGGATGAGGCCGTCTCCTTTGACGTCAAGGTGTCAG AGCCACCGGTGCAGATCCTGCAGCCCCGCAGACCTCTTCCTGTCGTGACGGTGTCCCCGGGGGAGACGGTGACACTGGGCTGTGAGCTGTCCCGTGCGGATGCGCCTGTGCGCTGGGCCAAGGATGGTGTCAGGCTGGAGGCTGGGGGCAGCCTGGTCCTGGAGGAGGAGGGTGCCCACCGCCGCCTGCTCATCCCCACGGCCCGAGCCGAGCACTCCGGAAAATACATCTGCGATGCCGCCGATGACACGGTGACCTTCACCGTCCAAGTGTTGG ACCCGCCGGTCAGGATCCTGGAGAGGGACGTCCTGCCGACCCGCCGGCATTGCTGGGCCATGGAGGACCTGGTGCTGGAGGTGCACCTCTCGCACGCCCATGGGGAGGTGAAATGGTACAAGGACGGAGAGAAGCTGCAGGACACGGGGCGTGTGCGCCTGGAGGAGGATGGGGCGCGCCGCTCCCTCGTCATCCTGGGCGCCACGGGCAGGGACGCAGGGGAGTATCTCTGCGACACCGGTGACGACAGCATCATCTTCTTCGTCACTGTGGAAG TCCCAGAGCCACCGGTGACCATCGTGGGCAGCATGGGCGCCACGGAACATCAGTACTTGGTGGCCGGGGAGGACCTGGTGCTGGCTTATGAGCTCTCCCGTCCCGACGCCGCTGTGCGCTGGCTCCGGGATGGCCACGAGGTGCAGCCGGGTGAGCGGGTGCAGGTGGAGGCCCGTGGGGTGCTGCGGCAGCTCACCGTCCGTGGAATGCAGCCCAGCGACTCGGGGTGCTACATCTGCGACGCCGCCAGCGACCGCGTGGCGATGAATGTGGAGGTGTCGG cccagcccgtgCACATTGTCAACAAAGAGGAAGCGCAGAGCCCgctggaggtgctggaggggGACAGTGTGACGCTGGTGGCCCGTCTGTCCCTGGAGACGGCAGCCGTGCAGTGGCAGAAGGACGGACAGACGCTGCGCTCGGGCGGGAGGCTGCTGGTGTGCAGCGAGGGCCCCGTGCGCAGCCTCACCATCAAGCAAGCGGAGCTGCGTGACGGCGGCATCTTCCTCTGCGATGCTGGTGACGATGAGGTGCATTTCACGCTGCACGTGAAAG AGGCGCCAGTGCTGTTCGTGAACAAACAGGAGGAGCGGgagaagctgctggtgctggagggTGGCAGCGCCGTGCTGTCCGCCATCGCCTCCACGGAGCGAGCCGATGTCACCTGGCTGGGCCCGCAGCAGGCGGCGGTGGCTGGCGAGCGCTGCGAGCTGCGGCGGGACGGCCGCGTGCACAGCCTCGTCCTCTGCAACGTGGCCAAGGAGGACGCCGGCGTCTACACCTGCCTCTCCCCCCACGACCAGATGCAGTTCGACGTGAGCGTCCGag AGCTGCGGGTGAAGTTCCTGCGTGGGCTGTCGGACGTGCGTGCGCGGCAGGGCGAGCGGGCGGTGCTGTGGTGCGAGCTCTGCAAGGCGCGGGGCGATGTGGTGTGGCGGAAGGACGGGCTGGTGCTGGtgcccggcccccgccggcaGATGATGGCGGAGGGGCGAGAGCGCTCGCTGGTGCTGAGCCGCGTGGAGCCTGAGGACGCCGGCGAGTACTGCTGCGAGTCCAACGACGACAAGACGCTGGCGATGCTGACGGTGCAGG TCCCCAGGGTGGTGGAGATCatcacagagctgcagagcctgACGGTGCTGGAGGGGGAGGATGCCACCTTCAAGTGCCTGGTGTCCCCCGAGGATGTGGCCGTGACCTGGCAGCTGAATGGCCAGCCCGTGGTCCCTGGCAAGCGGCTGCTGGTGACAAGGAGCGGGCTGTGCCACAGCCTtacgctccagcagtgccagctggGCGACGCGGGCACCGTGACGGCCAACGTCGAGGGGCTGGTGAGCACGGCCCGGCTGAGTGTGCAAG AGGCGCAGGTGCTGTTTGTGCGGAAGCTGCGGGACGTGGTGGCGGAGGAGCAGGGGGACGTGTGCCTGGAGGTGGAGGTGAGCCACGAGGCCGCCGAGGTGCAGTGGCTGAAGCAGGGTGTCCTCCTCCAGCCGGGCAGCAAGTACCAGCTGCAGGAGTCGGGGTGCCGGCGCACCCTCACCATCCACTGCCTCGGCCCCGGCGATCGCGGCACCTACCGCTGCGAGAGCCTGCACGACCGCACTCAGGCCAAACTCTGTGTGGAGC CCCGGAAGGTGTCGATCCGGACACCGCTGGCAGATGTGGAGACCTTTGAGAAGGAGACGGCCACCTTCCACCTGGAGCTGTCTCACCCCGGCGTGCCCGGGGTCTGGACACGGGATGGCATCCGGGTGAAGCCCAGCAGCACATGCCGGATCAGCGCCACAGGCTGCGGGCACAGCCTGACGCTGGAGGGGCTGACACTGGAGGACTCAGGCACCGTCACCTTCACCGCTGACAACCTGCGCTGCAGTGCCCGCCTGCTTGTGCGGG AGCCTCCAGTCACTATGGTGAGGGTCCCACGTGACCTGGGGGTTCCAGAGACGGGGGTCGCCAGCTTTGAGTGCGAGCTGTCTCGCCCCAGTGCGGAGGTGAAGTGGTTCAAG GACGGGCAGGAGCTGCGGCCGGGGCCCAACTGCCGCATCTACTCCGCGGGTCGGCGCCGCGTCCTGCAGCTGAGCCGCTGCGAGCTGGCCGACGCCGGCATCTACACCTGCGACGCGGGCGACTGCCGGGCCTCCGCCACGCTGCACGTCCAGG AGCGCCAGGTCCGCATCGTGCAGGACCTGCAGGATGCCCAGGTGCGGGAAGGTGACAACGCCGTCTTCACCTGTGAGGCATCGTACGGGGACGTGAAGGGCGAGTGGTTCCGGGACGGGGAGAAAATCAAGGTCTCCGGCACGGTGAAGATACGGCAAGAAG ggacCCGGCATTTCTTGCTGCTCTGCGGCGTGCGCCCTGAGGACACGGGACTCATTCGCTTCGCAGCTGGGATGGCCGTCTCGGAGGCCAGCCTGCAGGTGGAAG CACTGCCCATCCGGATCGTGAAGCCGCTGCGGGACAAGACAGTGCTGGCACGGCACAAGGCGACGCTGGAGTGCACTGTGTCCCACGCCCGGGGCCGGGTGCGCTGGCTCCGCGGGGACACCGAGATCTTTGCTGGTGACAAGTACGAGATCTGCAATCTGGACTGCTACCGCACGCTCATCATCCACCGTGTGGGCCCCGAGGATGAGGACTCATACACCTGTGATGCCTTCGATGACCGCTCCACTGCCCGGCTCCTCGTAGAGG GGAGCTAG
- the LOC126043435 gene encoding gap junction gamma-1 protein-like: protein MSWSFLTRLLEEINNHSTFVGKIWLTVLIVFRIVLTAVGGESIYYDEQSKFVCNTQQPGCENVCYDAFAPLSHVRFWIFQIIMVATPSVLYLGFAMHRIARMPESSRRQAPAARRARMPVVRRGAGRDYEEAEDDNEEDPMIFEEIEVEKEKSPEGGEKHDGRRRIKQDGLMRAYVLHLLCRSLLETAFLFGQYLLYRFEVSPSYVCSRSPCPHTVDCFVSRPTEKTIFLLVMYAVSGLCLFLNLCELVHLGVGRIRDALSQPDSPPLPAGGSPTPQYPKKAPGAPPTYHSLKKEPPRAPLPDGRLDYRESLAQAAGRFALAGAPPAHELDRLREHLRLAQEHLEVAFHLQPPPRPPSPARSSSPEANGIAAEQNRLNLAHEKGTAACDRTTGL, encoded by the exons ATGAGCTGGAGTTTCCTAACGCGGCTCCTGGAGGAGATCAACAACCACTCGACCTTCGTGGGCAAGATCTGGCTGACCGTCCTCATTGTCTTCCGCATCGTGCTGACGGCCGTGGGGGGCGAGTCCATCTACTATGACGAGCAGAGCAAGTTTGTCTGCAACACGCAGCAGCCCGGCTGCGAGAACGTCTGCTACGACGCCTTTGCCCCGCTCTCCCATGTCCGCTTCTGGATCTTCCAGATCATTATGGTGGCCACACCGTCGGTGCTTTACCTGGGCTTCGCCATGCACCGCATCGCCCGCATGCCTGAGTCCTCACGGCGCCAGGCACCGGCAGCCCGGCGGGCACGCATGCCGGTGGTGCGCCGAGGAGCCGGGCGGGACTACGAGGAGGCGGAGGATGATAACGAAGAAGACCCCATGATCTTTGAGGAGATCGaggtggagaaggagaagagcCCAGAGGGCGGCGAGAAGCATGACGGCCGGCGCCGCATCAAGCAGGACGGGCTGATGCGCGCCTACGTCCTGCACTTGCTGTGCCGCTCGCTGCTGGAGACGGCTTTCCTCTTCGGGCAGTACCTGCTGTACCGCTTCGAGGTGAGCCCCTCCTACGTCTGTAgccgcagcccctgcccgcaCACCGTCGACTGCTTTGTCTCCCGCCCCACGGAGAAGACTATCTTCCTCCTCGTCATGTACGCCGTCAGCGGGCTCTGCCTCTTCCTCAACCTCTGCGAGCTCGTGCACCTCGGCGTGGGGCGCATCCGGGATGCCCTGAGCCAGCCCGACAGCCCTCCGCTCCCGGCTGGCGGCAGCCCCACGCCGCAGTACCCCAAGAAAGCCCCCGGCGCACCCCCCACCTACCACTCACTGAAGAAGGAGCCGCCGCGAGCCCCGCTGCCTGACGGCAGGCTGGACTACCGGGAGAGCCTGGCCCAGGCGGCGGGACGCTTCGCCCTGGCCGGGGCTCCCCCGGCGCACGAGCTGGACCGGCTGCGTGAGCACCTGCGTCTGGCCCAGGAGCACCTGGAGGTGGCCTTCCACCTCCAgccgcccccgcggccccccagccctgcccgcagcagcagccccgaGGCCAACGGCATCGCCGCCGAGCAGAACCGCCTCAACCTCGCCCACGAGAAGGGGACCGCCGCCTGCGACAGGACCACGG GGCTGTGA
- the LOC126044282 gene encoding WAS/WASL-interacting protein family member 2-like has product MRQTLWPSSAASLKPRDPAEGVFPEQHPPSQSLKPAVASTQSTPQTDGKGWRRERSGRQKSGGEGQHGAAKELHKVPAKQLTPEIGEEITRTVPQLPAKGEDPTLSHCLRPGHIPVDDGSCCTHATIVQTPRSPAPLTARRDERLPPAAADKAAGRRAAASRRTKGPGAAPPRARPPVRTDRPAPTGGGAAWRGAAAPPRPAPPRPGRSRGRRVTQPPDGALPPPPPPPPPPAPSSPAAREAAQGCGLGPAPAETRPRIASVGDISRGKPRFPGRRRNPPVARRLLPAPAALSSPRWAGSPPPPFAPTRELVGSWAAAAAQVRS; this is encoded by the exons ATGCGGCAGACCCTCTGGCCCTCTTCAGCTGCCAGCCTCAAGCCCCGAGACCCGGCCGAGGGGGTCTTCCCCGAGCAGCATCCCCCGAGCCAG TCTCTGAAGCCTGCAGTGGCCAGCACTCAGAGCACCCCACAGACCGATGGCAAGGGCTGGCGGAGGGAACGGAGCGGGAGGCAGAAGAGCGGTGGCGAGGGGCAGCATGGGGCGGCCAAGGAATTGCACAAAGTCCCAGCAAAGCAGCTGACACCGGAGATCGGGGAGGAAATTACGAGGACCGTGCCGCAGCTCCCGGCCAAAGGAGAAGAC CCAACCCTGTCCCACTGCCTCCGGCCAGGGCACATCCCTGTGGACGACGGCTCCTGCTGCACTCACGCCACCATTGTCCAGA ccccccgctccccggccccacTCACGGCGCGCCGGGACGAGCGGCTCCCGCCGGCAGCGGCGGACaaagcggcggggcggcgcgccgccgcctcccgccgaaCAAaggggcccggggccgccccgccccgcgcccgcccgccggtGCGCACCGACCGCCCCGCACCgaccggcggcggcgccgcttgGCGCGGAGctgccgcccctccccgccccgctccgccccggcccggccggtcCCGCGGCCGCCGGGTGACTCAGCCGCCGGAcggggcgctgccgccgccgccgccgccgcccccgcccccggccccctcctCGCCCGCGGCTCGGGAGGCCGCGCAGGGCTGCGGGCTGGGGCCGGCCCCGGCCGAAACTCGGCCGAGAATCGCGTCTGTCGGCGACATCAGCCGCGGCAAACCCCGCTTTCCAGGCAGGCGCCGAAACCCACCCGTCGCCCGgaggctgctcccagccccggcagcccTATCCAGCCCCCGGTGGGCCGGCTCTCCCCCTCCGCCCTTTGCCCCAACCCGGGAGCTCGTTGGCTCctgggctgccgctgccgcccaGGTGCGGAGCTGA